AGGGTGATTTTCTCAACTTCATCAGTATAGCTTTTCTCGCAAGCGTGACCATAATATGTTACATTGCAATTATACCGATATTGTTCAGGAAAAAGGATACGGTTTATGGTCTGCTCGCGATACTTGAAGTACTGGTGCTAATGCTTGCTGCATCAGGGATACTGAAGGCAGGAGGACACTAAAATGGATGCCAGGATGGATTATATGGGGCCGCTTAAGAATATTCTTCTAGCAACGGATGGTTCTGAATACAGTGAAGGAGCAATAAAAGAGGCAATATACCTTGCAAAGTCATGTATTGCAAAGCTTTCGGTAATATACGTACTGGAGGTCAATCCTGAGTTTGAAACCGAAGGTCTACATTTTGTAGAGAAAATGGAAACTGATGCGAGGGAACATTTGGACAAAATAAGAAAAATAGCTGC
This region of Nitrospirota bacterium genomic DNA includes:
- a CDS encoding universal stress protein, giving the protein MDARMDYMGPLKNILLATDGSEYSEGAIKEAIYLAKSCIAKLSVIYVLEVNPEFETEGLHFVEKMETDAREHLDKIRKIAA